The DNA window ACTCCTATCAAACCATACATGACATCTAGAAAAGTCTTACTTTCTACTTACAAACCATGTTTTACGCTCAGTCCGCATTTCAGCAGCTTCTGTGGTCACAATCATCAGTTGATTGTCAATGTTGATGGCGGCTAGGAGGGTAGTCACTACAGCGCATACTGATCATGAaaaacgtaggtgatagagtTTTCTAAGTTTGGTGCACATTTTAATCACATAACTTTTACTGTCAAGGAATAAATCAATTTAGTGAGatcattaattttatatttaacTCCAATTATTTCTTTCACAGCGAAAAGCTATTGAAAGGTTTTGTGCAGAGGTAAAAAGGCTGTGCCATGCTGAAAAGAGGAAGGATTGCGTCGGAAGCCTACTTGCTCACCCTAGGAAAATTTATCAGTATGATTGCGGTGCTAGATAaactgaaaaacatgaaatcatGTGTGAAAAATGATTATTCTACCTAGTGTCGGTAAGTTTATGTCTGTAAAGTAGTAAAAGATTtctccattttaaagttttctcctGTGTACTTGAATggagattatttttaaaaaattatggtaCAGAAGTAATATCGCAAAAGTCTCTACAAGAGCTGtccgaaaataaataattaagtcTTACGTTTTAATTAGAGTTTATTAggactggggaaagaaaagaagagtcaaaagtcacatcagtctgaatgcatcaatcatcagtgggtccattggttagcatgtaagtatctgttgaatggtgcaatttttggatgtgacatttgtctcttcttttctttccctagtTCTATGTCTTTCagccatctggcatatcttcaattgtcaagaAATTTTACCCAAATTAGTCAGGAAAATTCCTTTTCTAaactctgtggcaaccctgtgttgCATTGTGGAGAGTTAAGTCCTTTGTCCTTGACATCGAACAGTTTTCTCCCTTCCTTCCGATTCATATCAAACCTCCGTTGTAGCTCAGAAGTATCAAGACAAGTCTCTACACCATTGCCTCTTTTTTCAGTGCCGCCCAGTTCTCGAAAGTTATGGCAGATTCACACACCCTGCAAGAGTCGCAGAATTCATCCATGTTTCTCGCTTCACAGAACAAAATTCGAGACACGGTGAaagagaatttggaaaaaataatcggttaCAAAGAGCTTCTGTCCGATGTTGTCAAACTGTGTGTGCACATGTTCGAAACAAAGATGTACCTGACACCCACCGAAAAGCACATGCTGGTTAAAGTGAGTATCATGGCATCCCATCTTCACGATTCGTTCTACCTTCGTAAGGGATTGGttctgacttttttttcaaggcCTTGGAAGTGCTTGAATTCTTCTCTACTGATAAGAGTCAGcagttaatttaaagaaataaagaaacattttttgatatttcgTTGAATGTAAGAAAACATCTTGTTTACAAACGAAATCGCTGTCTTTCTGAaacgagaatccaaaattgTGAACTCAAGCTCTTATCACAGGGAAATTActgtgtttttgaaaaaatttggaaaaaaagtgaatTGTTGTTCCAGTCATAAGCCAGTTAAGACTCTgaagatctcaaaattgaagttttaaCACTACTCTCagaaaagtgttttttaaaaattctcgcTGCCATTAATGTTCTTAGATTTTATACTAAACTTTTTAATTCAAGAAATGTAACTGAAGTTCAGGCGATTCGTGAACTTTTAAtaagattttgtattttggcCATGTGTCTCATTGTCAGTCCGTCTGCGCTGTTCTTGACTCCATAGCAAGACGGTTCTAAGTtaatcagtatttttttctcaggtttCACAATTATTTGAAATCTGCCAGATGTAAGTATTACCACTTATCTCTACGGTcactaaatattttttcatgcccTTTTAAGACTATCGTAGGTGAAGAATCTTACGGTGCAAACCAGGTATGGAAAGCAATGAAACACCAGGGGATTGTAACATTAACTGTCCGAAGGGTAACAGTTGATCTAAGTATATGACCAGGGGCTTGATTCTGTGTTGCTCTCAGGCAATGTCATAGGCATGAGGTACGCACCCATTGCACTGTTACACATCTTCTCTTTCCATGTGATGGTGAGAGATCGTCAGACTAGAATGTAATTAAAAtgctgccttcaattttgttgatTAGAGGTGAGATTGTTTGGCGAAATATTGAGAATTTGTTTTTCACGACCCTCTGCAAGCACCCTCTTAATGTTTTGGAATGTGACATGTGAGGCAAAACTTTTGTTGCCTAtttgttattaattttcttcACGTCTAAAAATGTTCATCTTGAAGAGTTTTTAGTTTATACCGGAATTGGTGGGCAGTGGCTGATAGCAAGAGCAATTACTACTAGCTAATACTACAAGTCGGGAATGACGAAGAAAAACTCTTAAGATGAgtgaagaaacttaaaaatttattatcttaatttttaagcCTTCCTCACCCACCcatcattcaaatttttcattcactCCCTTTACCCCATTTCCAGCTATCGAGTCCACCATATgagtaactaaatttcaatgttagtACCTCTTTGATACCTGTCTCTAAAATCTCTCACTCCTCTTGAGTGCTTGGAAATTGAGGAACTGACAAAAAGTGTTCTTCGATTCGTCTCTCCATGATGCATCATCTAAATGAAGGAGAAGTGATGATTTTAAATCTAAAGGGGTATCCTCTGGAACTTCAGTAACCAGTGAAAAACTGCAGCATCAAATAGTTGGCGTTGCTTAGATGACAGTAGAAGCTTCAGGATAATTAATGAGCCTCCTGCTCGGTGAATGATGATCATTTTTTGTCTGTCTTCAGCACCATTTGCAATAAATGTCTGCTTTGATTTCTAAAGGAACCTTGATTTGCTCCCTTTCTTCTCTTCTTAGATGAGAGAATACGCAGCACAATGTTCTGACACCTTTATGACGCAGTTCCATGTGGGGGTTACAAGTACTGTCTCATATTTTGTAGTTTTACTAATGGTTTTAATGTTTGATTTTAGGTTGTCGGAAAATCGGAAGCTACATTTCGTTCGTGCGTTAGTTATTCGCTTGGTTTTTGTCTGTTTTACTAACTTAATAAATTGGAAGATGCAAATATCCAGTTGGACGCGAATATTAAGTGTGAGTTAtgtattatatatttttcagatggtttttcatattttcttgaGACGGAATTTCTCTAAGTTGTAGCTGAATAAAGTCAACAAGTGAGAATATGAAAATGATAGCATTTTGTGCAACTAAGACTTCTCACACACACACGGCTGCTGATGTGTCAGTTCTTATAACCCttcaaaacatttttccttcatcatttttctattttttagtcaattttctgGATTGTTATTTCGAATGATGAAGTAAAAGTTCAGCGGTAAACGCCATTCACTACAACATCAAACTGCCGATCCAACAGTGGTTCAAACAATAACATTAAGAAATTCAAAACATGTACTGTGCATGAAGTGTGAAGTTAACCTTTAACGTAGCACTATATATTAAAGTGTTGTTTACTCCCTTTACTATAATTGAATTGATGTTTGATTTTATCACCTGGGAACAAAGTCTTCTCATCTGAGGGGAAAAAGTCCTCCAGGCGAGGACATGTGGGGAGGTTCGTGTGATGGAAATGTGAAAATAATCAGAGCTAgattatttctgaaaatggaACAACTCTTATAAATCATACAACACAACAGGTGATTAACCCAAAGAACACCATTATTTCTCTGAAGGATGGAAAGCAACCATTGAAGGATGTACAGTCTGATATGATATTGCTTCCAAATCAGTCAATCACAGAAGGAACGATATTGATTGATGTATTAGGGTTCTAAGTGCGGTCACg is part of the Bemisia tabaci chromosome 1, PGI_BMITA_v3 genome and encodes:
- the LOC109039661 gene encoding cytoplasmic FMR1-interacting protein-like isoform X2; translated protein: MADSHTLQESQNSSMFLASQNKIRDTVKENLEKIIGYKELLSDVVKLCVHMFETKMYLTPTEKHMLVKVVGKSEATFRSCVSYSLGFCLFY
- the LOC109039661 gene encoding cytoplasmic FMR1-interacting protein-like isoform X1 — translated: MADSHTLQESQNSSMFLASQNKIRDTVKENLEKIIGYKELLSDVVKLCVHMFETKMYLTPTEKHMLVKTIVGEESYGANQVWKAMKHQGIVTLTVRRVTVDLSI
- the LOC109039661 gene encoding uncharacterized protein isoform X4, whose protein sequence is MRLSENRKLHFVRALVIRLVFVCFTNLINWKMQISSWTRILSTFQCVGGGQAGAVGM